A stretch of Leishmania infantum JPCM5 genome chromosome 19 DNA encodes these proteins:
- a CDS encoding putative DNA-directed RNA polymerase, alpha subunit, whose product MSKPRRDVNKVQIGYHRAENTETVSSPHTYAYSSGKSVPSTTKPDKPTVSNIRIASAVAGLPPSRFAANAPVKREKNDEESESATAAASSASSSLLHGAASEARTTVDGFPWSTRRVERMSFEMQNVSPPISNLFRRVLTTEVPTLAFDRVLIEENDSPVLDELLSHRLGLVPVAGPVMKMHYITESNQASFSNLDPSRVLLFELDATGAKDAAVTPVYSRQLQWVPLPGQDKKTGAVAGACQTGREEYAGAAGATEHSADDDDDAVFLVHPDILLSKLGPGQRIKLKAIAVKGLGAVHAKWSPVSACYYEMKTSVELCERLTGSAAEALVKSCPAGVFGYEGGQKGAAATVVAPEKCTLCRECLRSDDKGAEAAASEGDRVRVQKEKTHVLFHIESVGQLHPAQILRFGLRLFAERCRALAEMVQSTEVRVADASAKSLEL is encoded by the coding sequence ATGTCGAAGCCGCGGCGGGACGTCAACAAGGTGCAGATCGGCTACCACCGCGCCGAGAACACCGAGACGGTGAGCTCGCCGCATACGTATGCCTACAGCAGTGGTAAGAGCGTTCCGTCCACCACCAAACCGGATAAACCGACGGTGTCGAATATCCGCATCGCGTCTGCCGTCGCcgggctgccgccgtcgcgctttGCAGCGAATGCGCCCGTGAAGCGGGAGAAGAACGACGAGGAGTCAGAGAGCGCTACCGCCGCAGCAAGCAGCGCGTCATCGTCGTTGTTGCATGGCgcggcgagcgaggcgcgGACGACCGTGGACGGGTTCCCGTGGTCGACGCGGCGGGTGGAGCGGATGTCGTTCGAGATGCAGAACGTGAGTCCTCCCATTTCGAACCTGTTCCGTCGTGTGCTGACGACGGAGGTGCCGACGCTGGCATTCGACCGCGTTTTGATCGAAGAAAACGATAGCCCGGTGCTGGACGAGCTACTgtcgcaccgcctcggccttGTCCCGGTGGCGGGTCCGGTAATGAAGATGCACTACATCACCGAGAGCAACCAGGCAAGCTTTAGCAACCTGGACCCGagccgcgtgctgctgtttgAGCTGGACGCCACGGGCGCCAAGgatgcggcggtgacgccggTGTATAgccgccagctgcagtgggtgccgctgccggggcAGGATAAGAAGACCGGCGCTGTGGCGGGCGCTTGCCAAACGGGGCGCGAGGAGTatgccggcgcagcaggggCGACGGAGcacagcgcagacgacgatgatgacgCGGTGTTCCTCGTGCATCCTGATATCCTGCTCAGCAAGCTAGGCCCTGGCCAGCGTATCAAGCTCAAGGCGATCGCTGTGAAGGGCCTCGGTGCGGTGCACGCCAAGTGGAGCCCAGTGTCGGCGTGCTACTACGAGATGAAGACCTCCGTCGAGCTCTGTGAGCGGCTGACTGGCTCGGCGGCCGAGGCGCTCGTCAAGTCCTGTCCCGCTGGTGTTTTCGGCTACGAAGGTGGCCAAAagggtgcggcagcgactgTCGTAGCGCCGGAGAAGTGTACCCTGTGCCGCGAGTGCCtccgcagcgacgacaaGGGTGCtgaggccgccgccagcgaggGAGACCGAGTTCGTGTGCAGAAGGAGAAGACACACGTCCTCTTTCACATTGAGAGCGTGGGCCAGCTGCATCCGGCACAGATTCTGCGCTTCGGCCTCCGTCTCTTCGCTGAGCGCTGCCGGGCGCTCGCGGAGATGGTGCAGTCgacggaggtgcgcgtggCGGATGCGAGCGCCAAGTCGCTGGAGCTTTGA
- a CDS encoding putative U3 snoRNA-associated protein UTP11, which translates to MMRQHPAVRGRIRVLEKTVMPEEILMSGGHQMKSAAQKRKERREVQEKMRRSGADATPETRAAFVERLRAKKELKQYQFTDLLEEVKRENEATASSSKGTPGDDDEHEEAAAQDEVTRLLEWRREQERQAAIATARHVREVGQRIQRSKSLSALAKRIRKQSQGIKRQMEQRRESRFKPGTTRRAR; encoded by the coding sequence ATGATGCGGCAGCACCCGGCGGTGCGCGGTCGCATCCGCGTCCTGGAGAAGACGGTGATGCCGGAGGAGATTCTCATGAGTGGCGGGCACCAGATGAAATCCGCTGCGCAGAAACGCAAGGAGCGGCGCGAGGTGCAGGAGAAgatgcgccgcagcggtgccgacgcCACCCCCGAGACACGAGCCGCTTTTGtggagcgcctgcgcgccaaGAAAGAGCTGAAGCAGTACCAGTTTACCGATCTACTGGAAGAGGTGAAGCGCGAGAACGAGGCGACCGCCTCCTCATCCAAGGGCACCCCaggcgatgacgacgagcatgaggaggcggcagcgcaggacGAGGTCACGCGGCTGCTTGAGTGGCGCCGTGAACAGGAGCGTCAGGCGGCGAtagcgacggcgcggcacgTGCGCGAGGTCGGGCAGCGCATACAGCGAAGCAAGAGTCTCTCTGCCTTGGCAAAGAGGATCCGCAAGCAGTCGCAAGGCATCAAGCGGCAAATGGAGCAGAGGCGGGAGAGCCGCTTCAAGCCCGgcacgacgcggcgcgcacggTAA
- a CDS encoding putative kinesin, whose amino-acid sequence MNRSMSARSLHDNTPLSISSARRTARRRSSFSARSVSASTSTHATPIRDRPPVAQSDRRPRNGCNTSMAEYPMPTTQTQSNAMKVYIRVRPFSEREIAQKVAPHSTVRIDAQNPTQLTILDPSRGFRPLTTHPFTRCFWSVFAKGEGELLSKVDTYLTGGMNSARRSRAQSLVTGQPVVNSVRRGTRTGVDSDATSSTTAAYDGAGSAPVMVDANVSHPPYAGQDQVYMHVGKPIVGNTLDGYNGCVFAYGQTGSGKTFTMLGYAPSTSDIRARKGSVPCGASSMENSTPLDSAVEPFESDDGDDVVDKTGLDPNELQGIIPRACTDLFDGLRAKRAKDSDFTYRVEVSYYEIYNEKVFDLIRPQRNTDLRIRNSPNSGPFIEGLTWKMVSKEEDVARVIRKGMQERHTAATKFNDRSSRSHAILTFNIVQLSMDDSDNAFQMRSKLNLVDLAGSERTGAAGAEGNEFHDGVKINQSLTVLGRVIDRLADLSQNKGGGFSIPYRDSNLTWVLSDSIGGNSQTSMIATVSPHSINYEEMRQTIMYACRAQQVLNKARRNVDPTIMELRELRAQVVDLQLRLKEAGGSNYTNEYVRGLEKRVKELEWQCADQERIVSQLRAELESAGIADPTLMLKPSARGGASAAGVGGGSASGGDVQGGVSAATYRRTNEQLQSELTSANKEIVLLQTKLLESEKAKSGKLDGDAESTIAKLQAKCDRYRNSFREWEAHLSHYNTYQWRWSTDYIFGTFEDKMNLLMRQCQNLMMDKDAYVMDALSRGESAQLRETAKIQREHLAEVSALTTQYRESIDKLKKEYAARDEERLKRQKEVSNSSESRMQATRETFEQEKRRWVQERDNMKLGYEEKLAALRAEYQSDLKRLRESLASTTGDRQRQGDALQELQERHESEMKSIGQDMERERKRREAELEMVKKQMNTELARKEEQIAARDAQARRTEEEAAKLRRDNLKLQTDMRTKERQLNTEIKDLLLKQENMIAVLTTIVGNYENSTSLTKDIEALRAFVRDKDYAAFRAKVKEGAFRDPASRRASAVMRNPSSVDEQRSREVEDIRNAIENMRKTRSDQQANLQQMQQHVYEQLSRSRGFQSGGEVDEKSHDGNTPAKNGNAAA is encoded by the coding sequence ATGAACAGATCCATGTCCGCCCGCTCGCTACACGACAACACGCCGCTTAGTATTTCGTCGGCGCGGCGAACCGCTCGGCGCCGAAGCTCTTTTTCAGCTCGCTCTGTGTCCGCATCAACCTCCACGCACGCCACACCGATCCGTGACCGCCCCCCAGTTGCGCAGAGCGATCGTCGTCCTCGAAATGGCTGCAACACCAGCATGGCCGAGTACCCGATGCCGACGACGCAGACACAGTCCAACGCCATGAAGGTGTACATCCGTGTCCGCCCCTTCAGTGAGCGTGAAATCGCACAAAAGGTGGCGCCGCACAGCACCGTGCGCATCGACGCACAGAACCCCACGCAGCTCACGATCCTCGATCCATCTCGCGGCTTTCGTCCGCTCACCACGCACCCGTTTACGCGATGCTTTTGGTCCGTCTTTGCgaagggcgagggggagCTGCTGAGCAAGGTGGACACGTACTTGACGGGCGGCATGAACTccgctcgccgctctcgcgcGCAGTCGCTGGTAACGGGGCAGCCGGTGGTGAATTCCGTCCGACGCGGCACCCGCACAGGGGTCGACAGTGACGcaacctcctccaccactGCGGCctacgacggcgccggctccGCGCCAGTGATGGTTGACGCCAATGTGAGCCACCCTCCGTACGCGGGGCAGGACCAAGTGTACATGCACGTCGGCAAGCCCATCGTGGGCAACACCCTCGACGGATACAACGGGTGCGTGTTCGCCTACGGGCAgacgggcagcggcaagacCTTCACGATGCTCGGCTACGCGCCGAGCACGAGCGACATCCGCGCTCGCAAAGGGTCCGTCCCCTGCGGGGCCAGCAGCATGGAGAACAGCACTCCTCTTGACAGCGCTGTGGAGCCGTTTGAGagcgatgacggcgacgacgtggtGGACAAGACGGGGCTGGATCCGAACGAGCTGCAAGGCATCATcccgcgcgcgtgcacggaCCTGTTCGATGGTCTCCGTGCGAAGCGCGCCAAGGACTCCGACTTCACGTACCGCGTGGAGGTGTCTTACTACGAGATCTACAACGAGAAGGTGTTCGATCTCATCCGGCCGCAGCGCAACACGGACCTGAGGATACGTAACTCGCCCAACTCCGGTCCATTTATCGAAGGCCTGACGTGGAAGATGGTGTCCAAGGAGGAAGACGTCGCCCGCGTGATTCGCAAGGGCATGCAGGAGCGCCACACGGCTGCGACCAAGTTCAacgaccgcagcagccgcagccacgccaTCCTCACCTTCAACATTGTGCAGCTGTCGATGGACGACTCCGACAACGCGTTCCAGATGCGCAGCAAGCTGAACCTGGTGGACCTTGCTGGGTCGGAGCGCACTGGTGCGGCCGGAGCCGAGGGCAATGAGTTCCACGACGGTGTGAAGATCAACCAGTCGCTGACGGTGCTGGGGCGCGTGATCGACCGTCTGGCGGACCTCTCGCAGAACAAGGGAGGGGGCTTCAGCATTCCGTACCGCGATTCGAACCTGACATGGGTGCTGAGCGACTCGATCGGCGGCAACAGCCAGACCTCGATGATTGCCACCGTCTCGCCACACTCTATCAACTACGAGGAGATGCGGCAGACAATCATGTACGCctgccgcgcgcagcaggtgctgaaTAAGGCTCGCCGCAACGTCGATCCAACGATTatggagctgcgcgagctgcgcgcgcaggtggTGGACCTGCAGTTGCGCCTAAAGGAGGCGGGTGGCAGCAACTACACGAACGAGTACGTACGCGGATTAGAGAAACGAGTAAAGGAGCTTGAGTGGCAGTGCGCTGATCAGGAGCGCATTGTGAGCCAGCTACGCGCGGAGCTGGAGAGTGCCGGCATTGCCGATCCCACGCTGATGCTGAAGCCCTCCGCACGGGGTGGAGCGAGTGCGgcaggggtgggtggcggATCTGCTAGCGGCGGTGATGTTCAGGGCGGCGTGAGCGCCGCGACTTACCGCCGTACCAACGAGCAGCTGCAATCGGAGTTGACATCGGCGAACAAAGAAatcgtgctgctgcagacgaAATTGCTGGAGTCtgagaaggcgaagagcggCAAGCTCGACGGAGATGCGGAGAGCACTATCGCGAAGCTCCAGGCCAAGTGTGATCGCTACCGCAACTCCTTTCGCGAGTGGGAGGCGCATCTGAGCCATTACAACACGTATCAGTGGCGTTGGTCCACCGACTACATCTTCGGCACCTTCGAGGACAAGATGAACCTGCTGATGCGTCAGTGCCAGAATCTGATGATGGACAAGGACGCCTACGTGATGGACGCTCTGAGCCGTGGCGAGAGCGCGCAACTGCGTGAGACGGCTAAGATTCAGCGCGAACACCTTGCCGAGGTCTCTGCGCTGACGACGCAGTACCGCGAGTCGATTGATAAACTGAAGAAGGAGTACGCAGCCAGAGACGAGGAGCGGCTGAAGCGGCAGAAGGAGGTGTCGAACAGCTCTGAGTCGCGCATGCAGGCCACCAGAGAGACCTTCgagcaggagaagcgccgcTGGGTGCAAGAGCGCGATAATATGAAGCTTGGCTACGAAGAGAAGCTGGCGGCTCTGCGTGCCGAGTACCAGAGTGACCTGAAGCGACTGCGGGAGTCGCTCGCTTCGACAACCGGTGATCGCCAGCGTCAGGGTGACGCCCTGCAGGAGCTTCAAGAGCGGCACGAGTCGGAAATGAAGAGCATCGGGCAGGACATGGAGCGGGAGCGTAAGCGCCGCGAGGCGGAGTTGGAGATGGTAAAGAAGCAGATGAACACGGAGCTGGCGCGCAAGGAGGAGCAGATCGCCGCGCGTGATGCGCAGGCACGTAGgacggaagaggaggcggcgaagctgcgccgcgacaaCCTGAAGTTACAGACCGACATGCGCACcaaggagcggcagctgaaCACCGAGATCAAGGACCTGCTTTTGAAGCAGGAGAACATGATTGCAGTCTTGACCACTATTGTAGGCAACTACGAGAACTCCACGAGCCTCACGAAGGACATCGAGGCCCTGCGCGCCTTTGTTAGGGACAAGGACTACGCGGCCTTCCGCGCCAAGGTAAAGGAGGGTGCATTTCGTGACCCGGCCAGCCGACGGGCGTCAGCGGTGATGCGGAACCCCAGCTCCGTCGACGAGCAACGCAGCCGCGAAGTGGAGGACATTCGTAACGCCATTGAGAACATGCGCAAGACCCGCAGCGACCAACAGGCGAAcctgcagcagatgcagcagcacgtgtACGAGCAGCTCTCGCGCAGTCGTGGCTTCCAGTccggcggcgaggtggacgAGAAGTCGCATGACGGCAACACCCCCGCTAAAAACGGCAATGCGGCGGCGTAG
- a CDS encoding putative kinesin: protein MLAPTSARSTSRRASFAEPLSGRRTSSSARSARPILVSVPRSQRSDSISATPTRYRSEASISARQMRSEFYESPAATKANAMKVYIRVRPFSEREIAQKVAPHSTVRIDAENPSVITILEPARAFRPLSTHIFNRCFWSVFENAKDGTESDQSDIRNGVDTFLNGGMNSARRSRAQSLVTGQPVVNSVRRGTGAGLEPEGMETVGEAAAYDGAGSAPVMVDANVSHPPYAGQDQVYMHVGKPIVGNTLDGYNGCVFAYGQTGSGKTFTMLGYAPSTSDIRARKGSVPCGASSMENSTPLDSAVEPFESDDGDDVVDKTGLDPNELQGIIPRACTDLFDGLRAKRAKDSDFTYRVEVSYYEIYNEKVFDLIRPQRNTDLRIRNSPNSGPFIEGLTWKMVSKEEDVARVIRKGMQERHTAATKFNDRSSRSHAILTFNIVQLSMDDSDNAFQMRSKLNLVDLAGSERTGAAGAEGNEFHDGVKINQSLTVLGRVIDRLADLSQNKGGGFSIPYRDSNLTWVLSDSIGGNSQTSMIATVSPHSINYEEMRQTIRYASRAKNIINWVKKNEDPQVVLIRELREQVVDLEQRLKEAGGSNYTNEYVQGLERRLHQLEKKCADQERIIAGLRAQLEFAGIVDPTVAEGYLDPATRAKEDQQRTKAEENMRKQLDKAQITIAELRAELEHRGVTIEPESLKAMKEKLQRQDAQLLALTTEVSLHRRLRSHFENIDTVMELVKGKETLLLCACNGILTANSEAAAILQKMLSEREDDLRDTKRLHEEELATQAERFCERLKEALDEGAVQQQQLLDRHRDAVAQLEGRLQRSHEINEMERKRNDKEKEELRQRVQLAQERMRNEYQQEIERLRARVEGDIGDRHKSGDAVRQLQEMHEREMERLRDELNLLKRSKDSDCARLHNQLENERLRRESDLMEKDRQMRLLRNEADDAKRTIEKLNDEKNNMEKEYQGQIRELMLQQEQLLNVSNAVLSGWENKSSALEADLHKMRALVYDKDYMNFRQNIRGLAFMERVNFDEKLKELDEKERLQEARIRQIISKARRAYDEQNRSLKRFEQDIKDRIGRARVGDGSSDTSLRPEDLPSP, encoded by the coding sequence ATGCTTGCGCCCACTTCTGCTCGTAGCACgtcgcggcgcgccagctTCGCTGAGCCGCTGTCGGGCCGCCGCACGAGCTCGTCGGCGCGCAGTGCCCGCCCCATCCTGGTCTCGGTCCCCCGCAGCCAACGGAGTGATTCGATTAGTGCCACGCCAACGCGCTACCGCAGCGAGGCGTCGATCAGTGCCCGCCAGATGCGCAGTGAGTTTTATGAGTCCCCTGCAGCCACGAAGGCAAACGCCATGAAGGTGTACATCCGTGTCCGCCCCTTCAGTGAGCGTGAAATCGCACAAAAGGTGGCGCCGCACAGCACCGTGCGCATCGACGCCGAGAACCCGAGCGTTATCACAATCCTCGAGCCGGCGCGCGCTTTTCGCCCACTGTCCACCCACATCTTCAACCGCTGCTTCTGGTCCGTCTTTGAGAACGCTAAGGACGGCACGGAGAGCGATCAGTCGGACATACGCAACGGCGTCGACACCTTCCTCAACGGTGGCATGAACTccgctcgccgctctcgcgcGCAGTCGCTGGTAACGGGGCAGCCGGTGGTGAATTCCGTCCgacgcggcaccggcgcaggGCTGGAGCCCGAAGGAATGGAAACCGTTGGCGAGGCCGCGGCctacgacggcgccggctccGCGCCAGTGATGGTTGACGCCAATGTGAGCCACCCTCCGTACGCGGGGCAGGACCAAGTGTACATGCACGTCGGCAAGCCCATCGTGGGCAACACCCTCGACGGATACAACGGGTGCGTGTTCGCCTACGGGCAgacgggcagcggcaagacCTTCACGATGCTCGGCTACGCGCCGAGCACGAGCGACATCCGCGCTCGCAAAGGGTCCGTCCCCTGCGGGGCCAGCAGCATGGAGAACAGCACTCCTCTTGACAGCGCTGTGGAGCCGTTTGAGagcgatgacggcgacgacgtggtGGACAAGACGGGGCTGGATCCGAACGAGCTGCAAGGCATCATcccgcgcgcgtgcacggaCCTGTTCGATGGTCTCCGTGCGAAGCGCGCCAAGGACTCCGACTTCACGTACCGCGTGGAGGTGTCTTACTACGAGATCTACAACGAGAAGGTGTTCGATCTCATCCGGCCGCAGCGCAACACGGACCTGAGGATACGTAACTCGCCCAACTCCGGTCCATTTATCGAAGGCCTGACGTGGAAGATGGTGTCCAAGGAGGAAGACGTCGCCCGCGTGATTCGCAAGGGCATGCAGGAGCGCCACACGGCTGCGACCAAGTTCAacgaccgcagcagccgcagccacgccaTCCTCACCTTCAACATTGTGCAGCTGTCGATGGACGACTCCGACAACGCGTTCCAGATGCGCAGCAAGCTGAACCTGGTGGACCTTGCTGGGTCGGAGCGCACTGGTGCGGCCGGAGCCGAGGGCAATGAGTTCCACGACGGTGTGAAGATCAACCAGTCGCTGACGGTGCTGGGGCGCGTGATCGACCGTCTGGCGGACCTCTCGCAGAACAAGGGAGGGGGCTTCAGCATTCCGTACCGCGATTCGAACCTGACATGGGTGCTGAGCGACTCGATCGGCGGCAACAGCCAGACCTCGATGATTGCCACCGTCTCGCCACACTCTATCAACTACGAGGAGATGCGGCAGACAATCCGATATGCGTCACGCGCAAAGAACATCATCAACTGGGTAAAGAAGAACGAGGACCCGCAGGTGGTGCTTATccgcgagctgcgcgagcaggTGGTGGACCTGGAGCAGCGCCTAAAGGAGGCGGGTGGCAGCAACTACACGAACGAGTACGTGCAAGGACTGGAGAGGAGATTGCACCAATTGGAGAAGAAGTGTGCTGATCAGGAACGCATCATAGCAGGTCTGCGGGCGCAGCTGGAGTTTGCCGGTATTGTGGACCCGACCGTCGCTGAGGGATATCTGGACCCGGCGACCCGCGCCAAGGAGGATCAGCAGAGGACGAAAGCGGAGGAGAATATGCGCAAGCAGCTCGACAAGGCGCAGATAACCATTGCCGAATTGAGGGCTGAGCTGGAGCACCGCGGTGTGACGATCGAGCCGGAGTCCCTGAAGGCGATGAAGGAAAAGCTACAGAGGCAGGATGCGCAACTGCTTGCCCTCACCACCGAGGTCTCCCTGCACCGCCGTTTGAGGTCTCACTTTGAGAATATAGACACGGTTATGGAGCTTGTCAAGGGCAAGGAAACGCTGCTCCTGTGCGCCTGCAACGGCATTCTCACCGCCaacagcgaggcggctgccatTCTGCAGAAGATGCTAAGTGAGCGCGAGGACGACTTGCGCGACACGAAGCGGCTCCACGAGGAGGAACTGGCGACGCAGGCGGAGCGATTCTGTGAGCGGCTGAAGGAAGCCCTGGACGAGggcgcagtgcagcagcagcaacttcTTGACCGCCACCGtgacgccgtcgcgcagctggagggGCGCCTGCAACGCAGCCACGAGATCAATGAAATGGAGCGCAAGCGCAACGAtaaggagaaggaggagttGCGGCAGCGAGTGCAGCTCGCGCAGGAGCGAATGCGCAACGAGTATCAGCAGGAGAtcgagcggctgcgcgcccgAGTGGAGGGTGACATCGGGGACCGCCACAAGTCCGGAGACGCGGTGCGCCAGCTTCAGGAGATGCACGAGCGCGAGATGGAGCGCCTGAGGGACGAGCTGAATCTCCTGAAGCGCAGCAAGGATAGCGACTGTGCTCGTCTGCATAATCAGCTGGAGAacgagcggctgcgccgcgagtCGGACCTTATGGAGAAAGACCGCCAGATGAGACTGCTGCGCAACGAGGCCGATGACGCGAAGCGAACGATAGAGAAGCTGAACGACGAGAAGAACAATATGGAAAAGGAGTACCAGGGTCAGATCCGCGAGTTGATGttgcagcaggagcagctccTGAACGTGAGCAACGCTGTTCTCTCTGGCTGGGAAAACAAGTCAtcggcgctggaggcggatCTGCACAAGATGCGCGCGCTTGTGTACGACAAGGACTACATGAACTTCCGGCAAAACATCCGAGGCCTGGCCTTCATGGAGCGCGTCAACTTTGATGAaaagctgaaggagctggacgagaaggagcggctgcaggaggcaCGCATTCGCCAGATTATCTCCAAGGCACGCCGCGCGTATGATGAGCAGAACCGTAGCCTGAAGCGGTTCGAGCAGGACATCAAGGACCGGATCGGCCGTGCCAGGGTGGGCGATGGTAGCAGTGACACCTCGCTGCGACCAGAAgacctcccctccccatgA